From Anaerohalosphaera lusitana, one genomic window encodes:
- a CDS encoding helix-turn-helix transcriptional regulator encodes MKNDVLTLASESSHPKPPLLTSEQCARMCGISRRTWHRLSASAKVPSPVKIGGNVRWRSSDMELFLEWNCPSREEFEQRKEALNAQ; translated from the coding sequence ATGAAAAACGACGTTCTGACACTCGCAAGCGAGTCGTCACACCCCAAACCCCCTCTTCTGACATCGGAGCAATGCGCCAGGATGTGCGGCATCAGTCGCAGGACCTGGCACAGGCTGTCGGCGTCAGCCAAAGTCCCTTCACCCGTGAAGATCGGAGGCAATGTGCGCTGGAGATCATCCGACATGGAGCTGTTCCTCGAGTGGAACTGCCCTTCTCGTGAAGAATTCGAACAGAGGAAGGAGGCGTTGAATGCTCAGTGA
- a CDS encoding GIY-YIG nuclease family protein: MAFSELRLVKNCVEYMPQAEIDRIPPRTRGIYVLYKHDPQSKMYDVVYIGMAGGENKASIRGRLRRHRSKKGDEWTHCSVFEVWDNIREEEVRELEGILRHIFRKDQQANKLNQQKAFMKLKHVRAHTKQSDWLLSESNRDD, from the coding sequence ATGGCATTCAGTGAGCTAAGGCTGGTCAAGAATTGCGTTGAGTACATGCCGCAGGCAGAGATCGACCGCATTCCACCTCGCACACGCGGAATATACGTTCTTTACAAGCACGACCCACAGAGCAAGATGTATGATGTTGTGTATATCGGCATGGCCGGGGGAGAAAATAAAGCCAGCATTCGCGGCAGACTGAGGCGACATAGAAGCAAAAAGGGTGACGAGTGGACCCACTGCTCGGTTTTTGAGGTGTGGGATAATATACGGGAGGAAGAGGTCAGGGAGCTGGAGGGAATCCTCAGGCACATCTTCCGCAAGGATCAGCAGGCCAACAAGCTTAATCAGCAGAAGGCATTTATGAAGCTCAAGCATGTTAGGGCACATACAAAACAGTCTGACTGGCTGCTGAGCGAGTCGAATAGAGATGACTGA
- a CDS encoding TonB-dependent receptor, producing the protein MVYDLDFEAPLAGAQVTIAETGETTEATDQGNYVFSEVKPGTYTLVFSKDGYTRKVKADVVVSPGRMTEVNASLSGEFLDMEEFVVQDVQIGTGTEAALLDLRMKSPELLDSISSELMSRAGASDAAGALKLVAGATIQDGKFAVIRGLPDRYVNSQLNDIRLPTADADKRAVQLDQFPSSVIESIQVSKTFTPDQQGDASGGAVNIILKGIPEQSILNLKTGISFNSQVYGENDFLTYDGGDLDFWGMQDRGTADGIKAGAPVNNNVAAGVSTGGAPTDYNWSVTAGGKHEFEEGFRIGALGSFFYETDSSFYDDGINDSRWFVPEKGIMEPQTSPDVSKKDDPTTQEFNTSLFDVTQGTEEVKWGGLGVLGLETEAHKLSLAYMYTHVAENEVTLAEDTRGKEFYFPGYDPTDNTDPGNAMDSRSTAPYLRTETLQYTERTTETLQFSGTHELPDMGFGFGEKFRFLAPEFDWYVATSSAEMYQPDKRQFGTIWLPESAWDPPLDQFLDPLPATHTQLQPGSYITFGNYQRIWKSICEESDQYSLNIKFPFEQWTGDEGYFKFGIFNDDVERNYKQESLSNSGLGVDGYEAAFNEFWSSVFPNTNPDDLPVQPGVDPDVNYRGEQHISAWYYMADMPLNPYFNIIGGARFEDTDLSIVNTPDDIDDVTLIGITPDGNPIEVAMSPDNKGDVSYKQQDVLPSIGFSFNPAKSLTIRGSYSETVARQTFKELSPIQQTEYLGGDVFIGNPDLKMSALKNYDIRVDFTPYEGGLFSASYFRKDITDPIEYVRMIAPTGGYAYTTAINYPEGQLDGFEFEIRQKLDMLSEKLKGFSVGANATLINSEVTLPSPGFGLPPEFQIAKRDMTNAPEHLYNIYLTYNQPRTGTNLGLFYTVRGDTLVAGAGQSNGNLIPNIYETEYGTLNFTMSQKLNDTWKLGFKAKNLLDPAIESVYRSPVGDVTKTSYHKGMEFSISLSATF; encoded by the coding sequence ATGGTCTATGATCTGGACTTTGAGGCGCCGCTCGCCGGGGCCCAGGTTACCATTGCTGAAACCGGCGAAACCACCGAGGCGACCGATCAGGGCAATTATGTTTTCAGCGAGGTAAAGCCGGGTACATATACGCTCGTGTTCTCGAAAGACGGCTACACCCGCAAGGTCAAAGCCGATGTTGTGGTTTCACCTGGGCGAATGACCGAGGTAAATGCCAGTCTGTCCGGAGAATTTCTGGACATGGAGGAATTTGTGGTTCAGGATGTTCAGATCGGTACGGGTACAGAAGCGGCTTTGCTTGATCTTCGCATGAAAAGTCCTGAGCTGCTGGACTCGATAAGCTCGGAGCTGATGAGCAGGGCCGGTGCCAGCGATGCGGCCGGTGCTTTGAAGCTGGTTGCCGGTGCTACTATTCAGGACGGCAAGTTTGCAGTGATCCGTGGCCTGCCTGACAGATATGTGAACTCACAGTTGAACGACATCCGCTTGCCAACCGCTGATGCGGACAAAAGGGCGGTTCAGCTCGATCAATTCCCTTCTTCTGTCATCGAAAGCATACAGGTGAGCAAGACATTCACTCCGGACCAGCAGGGCGATGCGTCCGGCGGTGCGGTAAACATCATCCTGAAGGGTATACCTGAGCAGAGCATTCTAAATCTCAAGACCGGTATCAGCTTCAATTCACAGGTGTACGGCGAGAACGATTTTCTAACTTATGATGGCGGTGATCTTGATTTCTGGGGCATGCAGGATCGTGGGACCGCTGATGGGATCAAGGCAGGTGCACCGGTGAACAATAACGTCGCAGCAGGTGTTTCTACCGGAGGAGCTCCCACCGACTACAATTGGTCGGTGACAGCCGGCGGAAAGCACGAGTTTGAAGAAGGTTTCAGAATAGGTGCTCTGGGCAGCTTTTTCTACGAGACGGACAGTTCGTTCTATGATGACGGTATTAACGACAGCAGGTGGTTTGTGCCAGAGAAGGGCATAATGGAACCTCAAACCTCACCTGACGTTTCAAAAAAAGACGATCCTACAACCCAGGAGTTTAACACTTCGCTTTTTGATGTGACACAGGGGACCGAAGAAGTCAAGTGGGGCGGTCTTGGAGTTTTGGGACTCGAAACCGAAGCACACAAACTTTCACTCGCGTATATGTATACGCATGTAGCTGAGAATGAGGTAACGCTTGCTGAGGACACTCGCGGCAAGGAGTTCTATTTTCCAGGCTACGACCCCACTGATAATACGGATCCCGGCAACGCGATGGATTCGCGTTCGACAGCGCCTTATCTGCGGACCGAGACATTACAGTATACCGAGCGAACAACAGAGACTTTGCAGTTCAGCGGTACGCATGAGCTGCCGGATATGGGGTTCGGTTTCGGCGAAAAATTCCGGTTCCTTGCTCCCGAATTCGATTGGTACGTTGCGACCAGCTCTGCTGAGATGTACCAGCCGGACAAAAGACAGTTCGGTACCATATGGCTGCCTGAGTCTGCCTGGGACCCACCTTTGGATCAGTTTTTAGATCCTCTGCCGGCGACACATACCCAGCTTCAGCCCGGTTCGTATATTACGTTCGGTAATTATCAGCGCATATGGAAAAGCATATGCGAGGAGAGTGATCAGTACTCTTTGAACATAAAGTTCCCGTTCGAGCAGTGGACCGGCGATGAGGGCTACTTCAAGTTCGGTATCTTCAATGATGACGTCGAACGCAACTATAAGCAGGAATCTCTCAGCAACTCGGGGCTCGGAGTGGACGGATACGAGGCTGCTTTCAATGAATTCTGGAGCAGTGTCTTTCCTAATACCAATCCCGATGATCTTCCGGTTCAGCCCGGCGTGGATCCCGATGTCAACTACAGAGGTGAGCAGCATATTTCGGCATGGTATTATATGGCGGACATGCCGTTGAACCCGTACTTTAATATAATCGGTGGTGCAAGGTTTGAAGATACTGATTTGAGCATTGTGAATACGCCTGATGATATCGATGACGTGACTCTGATTGGCATAACTCCTGACGGCAATCCCATAGAGGTTGCGATGTCACCTGACAACAAAGGTGACGTATCTTACAAGCAGCAGGATGTGCTGCCTTCTATTGGTTTCTCTTTCAATCCCGCGAAAAGCCTCACCATACGCGGATCTTACAGCGAAACTGTGGCTCGGCAGACCTTCAAGGAGCTTTCACCCATTCAGCAAACCGAATATCTTGGCGGTGATGTTTTCATTGGTAATCCGGATCTGAAGATGAGTGCCTTGAAAAATTACGATATCCGCGTTGATTTCACTCCATACGAGGGTGGACTGTTTTCCGCATCTTACTTTCGAAAAGACATCACGGATCCGATCGAGTATGTGCGAATGATCGCCCCGACAGGCGGCTATGCCTATACGACAGCGATTAACTATCCTGAAGGTCAGCTTGACGGATTTGAATTCGAGATTCGCCAGAAGTTGGATATGCTTTCGGAAAAACTTAAAGGATTTTCTGTTGGCGCGAACGCAACATTGATCAATTCCGAAGTCACTCTGCCTTCGCCCGGTTTTGGTCTGCCGCCCGAATTCCAGATCGCTAAACGTGATATGACAAACGCTCCGGAGCATCTGTATAACATCTATCTGACATATAATCAGCCACGGACAGGAACCAACTTGGGGCTTTTCTATACCGTACGCGGCGACACACTTGTCGCAGGTGCGGGGCAGTCAAACGGCAATCTTATTCCGAACATATACGAAACCGAATACGGCACACTGAATTTTACCATGTCACAAAAGCTGAACGACACTTGGAAGCTCGGTTTCAAAGCTAAGAACCTTCTGGACCCTGCCATCGAAAGTGTCTATCGCTCACCAGTAGGGGATGTGACCAAAACTTCGTACCATAAAGGAATGGAGTTTTCGATCAGCCTTTCGGCAACGTTTTAA
- a CDS encoding SEL1-like repeat protein yields MFAKRENHRRELNDLGRDLFSVLIISLLLIALSGCGTQFQNGWGAFQEEDYNGALQAWRPLAQDGDLRAQFYIGLMYDEGRGVERNAARAAQWYKLSAKQEFAPAENNLALLYFNGDGIAEDREEAARLFSLAAEQGHQKAKSNLAMLKAGGEGTTKDLAQAKNMHLLAAMEGSPQSQFALGTMYYEGLQTERDYSKAAKWLKLSAEQGYAPAQNSLALMYEKGHGVVRAPEKAVRLYKAAAEQGHVAAANNLGMMYLEGKGVAPDYAKARELLEPIANQGSARAQCGMGLMYYKGNGVQGDYTEAAKWFTKAAQQNFAYAQHMLGVLHYNGQGVRQDYEKAFEFYESAAEQGNVLAINNLGMMYFEGRAVAKDYEKAFELLMQAAELDIPESQYTVGWMYYKGLGVEKDHEESAKWFKRAAKKDFAQAQTNLGMMYLRGEGVRKDIRKAAELLESAAKLGRATAQTNLAIMYLKGYGVEQSDDKAVHYFAMASKQGCRIAQSKLIRMRELGRADEYEGYTDSRYKIAASQ; encoded by the coding sequence ATGTTTGCAAAGAGAGAAAATCACAGACGTGAATTGAATGATCTCGGTCGAGACTTATTTAGCGTACTTATAATCAGTCTGTTACTAATCGCCCTTTCCGGGTGCGGAACACAGTTCCAGAACGGTTGGGGAGCTTTCCAGGAAGAAGATTACAACGGTGCTCTGCAGGCATGGCGGCCCCTTGCGCAAGACGGGGACCTGCGTGCCCAATTCTACATCGGCCTGATGTATGACGAAGGCAGAGGCGTAGAACGCAATGCAGCCCGGGCTGCGCAGTGGTACAAGCTTTCCGCAAAACAGGAATTTGCGCCGGCTGAAAACAACCTCGCTCTGCTCTATTTCAACGGAGACGGTATCGCCGAGGATCGCGAAGAAGCTGCACGCCTGTTTTCCCTGGCGGCAGAACAGGGTCATCAGAAAGCTAAAAGCAATCTGGCCATGCTCAAGGCGGGCGGGGAAGGCACGACAAAAGATCTCGCTCAGGCAAAGAACATGCACCTTCTCGCAGCCATGGAAGGAAGCCCGCAATCGCAGTTCGCCTTGGGAACAATGTATTACGAAGGTTTGCAAACTGAACGAGACTATTCAAAAGCTGCCAAATGGCTTAAGCTCTCTGCAGAGCAGGGTTATGCACCCGCTCAGAACAGTCTTGCATTGATGTATGAAAAAGGCCACGGCGTGGTAAGAGCCCCTGAAAAAGCAGTCAGGCTATATAAAGCCGCAGCCGAGCAGGGGCATGTAGCTGCGGCGAATAATCTCGGCATGATGTATCTGGAAGGCAAAGGAGTGGCTCCCGATTACGCAAAAGCAAGAGAGCTGCTCGAGCCCATCGCTAACCAGGGTTCCGCAAGAGCGCAATGCGGCATGGGCTTGATGTATTACAAGGGCAACGGCGTGCAGGGCGATTATACAGAAGCGGCAAAGTGGTTCACCAAAGCCGCTCAACAGAATTTCGCCTACGCACAACACATGCTCGGAGTGCTGCACTATAATGGTCAGGGGGTACGGCAGGATTACGAAAAGGCTTTTGAATTCTATGAATCAGCCGCTGAACAGGGCAACGTGCTCGCCATCAACAACCTCGGCATGATGTACTTTGAGGGCAGAGCTGTTGCAAAGGACTACGAAAAAGCTTTCGAATTACTGATGCAGGCTGCAGAACTTGACATCCCTGAATCGCAGTACACTGTTGGCTGGATGTATTACAAAGGCCTCGGCGTTGAAAAAGACCACGAAGAATCCGCAAAATGGTTCAAACGCGCAGCTAAAAAAGATTTCGCACAGGCACAAACCAACCTCGGAATGATGTACCTACGCGGAGAAGGCGTAAGAAAGGACATCCGCAAAGCAGCCGAATTGCTCGAAAGCGCCGCAAAACTTGGAAGAGCCACAGCACAGACAAACCTTGCCATCATGTATCTGAAGGGCTATGGAGTGGAACAGAGCGACGACAAGGCCGTGCATTATTTTGCCATGGCTTCGAAGCAGGGTTGTCGGATCGCGCAAAGCAAGCTTATCAGAATGCGTGAGCTTGGGCGTGCAGACGAATACGAAGGATATACTGATTCGCGATATAAGATCGCTGCGTCGCAATAA
- a CDS encoding DUF3450 family protein translates to MKKLLNVKLTYLRDSWKRSASLKWAVILLTPFLLLAGSRSLQAADEVGPQQARLLIEKWVETERLISEEKQKFRLASEMLEERISLVKNEIKSLKDKISETEDSIAEADKKRKEMVEENEKLKETSTFMTDTATDLEGRCKDLIKRLPNPIKDRIRPLSQRLPEDPAKTDLSLSKRFENVIGILNEVDKFNREVTAVSEIRDLTDGSSIEVSTLYLGLGQAWYTNADGDIAGISVPAEDGWQWQQDNTIALNVKEAIAVLNNEKVAEFIELPVKVK, encoded by the coding sequence ATGAAAAAATTGCTGAACGTAAAACTAACGTATTTGCGGGACAGTTGGAAAAGGTCGGCCTCGCTTAAATGGGCGGTCATTCTGCTCACTCCCTTTTTGTTGTTGGCGGGTTCGCGAAGCTTGCAGGCCGCTGATGAAGTGGGCCCTCAGCAAGCCAGACTACTGATAGAGAAGTGGGTGGAAACTGAGCGTCTTATCTCAGAGGAAAAGCAGAAATTCAGGCTCGCGAGTGAGATGCTCGAAGAGCGAATCAGCCTGGTCAAGAATGAGATCAAGTCTCTCAAAGATAAGATCAGTGAGACTGAAGATAGTATTGCCGAAGCCGACAAGAAGCGAAAAGAGATGGTCGAGGAGAACGAGAAGCTCAAAGAGACCTCGACTTTTATGACGGATACTGCAACTGATTTGGAAGGGCGTTGCAAGGATCTCATAAAGCGGCTGCCGAATCCGATCAAAGACCGGATCAGGCCTTTGAGTCAGCGTTTGCCTGAAGATCCTGCGAAAACCGATCTTTCGCTTTCAAAGCGTTTTGAAAATGTGATCGGCATCCTCAACGAGGTTGACAAGTTCAATCGAGAAGTTACGGCAGTCAGTGAGATCAGAGATCTTACCGACGGCAGTTCCATAGAGGTCAGCACGCTGTACCTTGGTCTTGGGCAGGCCTGGTACACTAACGCTGATGGCGATATCGCAGGTATCAGCGTTCCAGCCGAGGATGGCTGGCAGTGGCAGCAGGACAACACAATCGCTTTGAATGTTAAAGAGGCGATTGCTGTTTTGAACAATGAAAAAGTGGCGGAGTTTATTGAGCTTCCAGTAAAGGTTAAATAA
- a CDS encoding MotA/TolQ/ExbB proton channel family protein — protein MKITKIISIILLFAAMQVFGDLTDGDEASVTELQNLADPLVSSEDEPQSEFGKASQSAKRKMEESVAELAELRKQIADKTIPLTRQLNDLEEELSEVRREYQETSRLLDTRTLDLSNLRNEIKARKEEASYISNLMGQFAVNFEARLHIAEIQRYKDTLEHAKTSPENSNLSKREVFKAQSDLIQESLEGFEQAIGGKTFHGKAVDSTGLVNDGKFVLIGPAALFKSEDGQKVGTVEQRFGSLEPTIIPFANEQNKAAASELISNESGRLPLDPTLGNAHVVESTNQTLVEHVQKGGPVMIPILGMAGLAMLVALYKWIALSLIPKPGKRKINKLLDAVESRDPAKAEKAVQSIKGPVGKMLRRGVEHIKEPAELIEELMYETVLDTKLKLERFLPFVAISAAAAPLLGLLGTVTGIINTFKLITVFGSGDVKTLSGGISEALITTEFGLIVAIPSLLLHAFLSRKAKRFANDMEKAAVAFVNQVSKTPVKKNDLPEKVKANA, from the coding sequence ATGAAAATCACTAAAATCATTTCAATAATCCTGCTGTTTGCAGCGATGCAGGTATTCGGCGATTTGACGGATGGCGATGAGGCATCGGTTACGGAACTTCAAAACCTCGCGGACCCGCTGGTTTCTTCGGAAGATGAGCCGCAAAGTGAATTCGGCAAAGCGTCTCAGTCCGCAAAGCGTAAGATGGAAGAAAGCGTTGCTGAACTAGCTGAGTTGAGAAAGCAGATCGCCGATAAGACGATTCCGCTTACCCGGCAGTTGAATGATCTGGAAGAGGAACTTTCTGAGGTTCGCCGTGAGTATCAGGAGACTTCGCGTTTGCTGGACACTCGGACGCTGGACCTGAGTAACCTCAGGAACGAGATAAAGGCTCGTAAAGAGGAAGCTTCTTACATAAGCAATCTCATGGGGCAGTTCGCTGTCAATTTTGAAGCAAGGCTTCACATTGCTGAAATACAGCGATATAAGGACACTTTGGAGCATGCTAAGACCTCGCCTGAGAACAGCAATCTTTCTAAGAGAGAAGTTTTCAAGGCCCAGTCGGATCTGATCCAGGAATCGCTTGAAGGGTTTGAGCAGGCCATTGGCGGCAAGACATTCCACGGAAAAGCTGTCGACTCAACGGGGCTAGTGAATGACGGCAAGTTTGTTCTCATTGGTCCTGCCGCACTTTTCAAGTCTGAAGACGGACAAAAAGTCGGTACTGTTGAACAGCGGTTTGGGTCTCTTGAGCCGACTATCATTCCATTCGCCAACGAGCAGAATAAAGCTGCGGCCAGTGAACTGATAAGCAATGAATCAGGCCGGCTCCCGCTCGATCCGACTTTGGGTAATGCCCATGTGGTCGAATCCACCAACCAGACGCTGGTGGAGCATGTCCAGAAGGGCGGGCCTGTGATGATCCCGATTCTTGGTATGGCTGGACTTGCTATGCTGGTTGCCCTGTATAAGTGGATCGCTCTTTCGCTCATTCCTAAGCCCGGCAAGAGAAAGATCAACAAGCTGCTCGATGCGGTTGAATCTCGTGACCCTGCAAAGGCTGAAAAAGCTGTTCAGTCGATTAAAGGTCCTGTCGGCAAGATGCTGCGTCGAGGAGTAGAGCATATAAAGGAGCCGGCGGAGCTGATTGAAGAACTGATGTACGAAACGGTTCTCGATACAAAGCTCAAGCTTGAACGATTTTTGCCATTTGTTGCGATAAGTGCGGCTGCGGCTCCGCTGCTGGGTCTGCTTGGTACGGTCACCGGCATCATTAATACTTTCAAGTTGATCACCGTTTTCGGTTCGGGCGATGTTAAGACTTTGTCCGGCGGTATTTCCGAGGCCCTGATTACGACAGAGTTCGGCCTTATAGTTGCTATACCGTCGCTGCTGCTGCATGCGTTTCTTTCACGCAAGGCCAAGAGATTTGCCAACGATATGGAGAAGGCTGCGGTGGCTTTCGTAAACCAGGTGAGTAAGACGCCTGTGAAGAAGAACGATCTGCCTGAAAAGGTAAAAGCGAATGCTTGA
- a CDS encoding MotA/TolQ/ExbB proton channel family protein: MLDAATEKLTTLWEHAISIWLSGGWAMIAIAAVSLVMFSLGMHILLRLRAKGFAKVPEKKWRKWINHPEKRKGHIGEILDFVTGGRTLKDTATYFEELRASEIVPFERDLLVMKICVSVAPLLGLLGTVTGMLATFEALASGSGGDKTMGMIAEGISEALVTTETGLVIALPGLLFQHILKRYYERYKAFLAHLETVCNQKLYKKIHKEEKPKVEQVAFTAG; encoded by the coding sequence ATGCTTGATGCAGCAACGGAAAAACTCACTACACTGTGGGAACATGCCATCTCGATATGGCTATCGGGAGGCTGGGCAATGATCGCAATTGCTGCTGTTTCGCTGGTGATGTTCTCGCTGGGCATGCATATTCTGCTGAGGCTGCGGGCAAAGGGTTTCGCTAAAGTGCCTGAGAAGAAATGGCGCAAATGGATAAACCATCCTGAAAAGCGCAAAGGCCATATCGGCGAGATTCTGGATTTCGTCACGGGCGGCAGGACGCTGAAGGATACTGCGACCTATTTTGAAGAACTCCGCGCCAGTGAGATCGTGCCCTTTGAGCGAGATCTCTTGGTGATGAAGATATGTGTTAGTGTGGCTCCGCTACTTGGGCTTCTCGGGACGGTGACCGGTATGCTGGCTACGTTCGAGGCGCTTGCGTCTGGGTCAGGCGGCGACAAGACGATGGGTATGATCGCTGAGGGCATATCGGAGGCGCTGGTGACCACTGAGACCGGACTTGTGATCGCGTTGCCGGGGCTTTTGTTTCAGCACATACTGAAACGATACTATGAACGATATAAGGCATTTCTGGCACATCTGGAAACAGTTTGCAATCAGAAATTGTACAAGAAAATTCATAAGGAAGAGAAGCCGAAAGTTGAGCAGGTCGCTTTTACAGCCGGCTGA
- a CDS encoding ExbD/TolR family protein has product MGRFRQAAMDEGNEAGIDISPLMDCVFILLIFFIVTTTFVEETGVEVDKPQAASSVQQEKNSILIALTEKGEVVYGGREIGFSGIRPLVKRMLQKEEIPVIIQADTAAPSGMLVRVIDEAKLAGAETVSLSTLKPAS; this is encoded by the coding sequence ATGGGACGTTTTCGTCAGGCAGCAATGGATGAAGGTAATGAGGCAGGTATCGATATTTCACCGCTGATGGACTGTGTGTTTATCCTGCTTATCTTCTTCATTGTCACAACCACTTTCGTTGAAGAGACCGGCGTAGAGGTAGACAAACCTCAGGCCGCCTCATCTGTCCAACAGGAGAAAAACAGCATTTTGATCGCTTTGACCGAAAAGGGTGAGGTTGTGTATGGCGGTCGGGAGATAGGGTTCAGCGGCATCAGGCCTCTCGTCAAACGGATGCTGCAGAAGGAAGAAATCCCTGTAATCATACAGGCAGACACCGCCGCGCCTTCGGGGATGCTGGTTCGTGTCATCGACGAAGCAAAGCTCGCAGGCGCTGAAACAGTCAGTCTTTCAACCCTCAAACCAGCAAGCTGA
- a CDS encoding energy transducer TonB: MAGAVAITLAFFLVLPLMQTLSKPPKQDMVVRSVDTGKLEAPDPPPEPEPEEEEPEPEKEPPKLEQNNAPLDLSQLEVALNPGFGDGWAAGDFGVSLNTFASENKDVDALFSIADLDQKPRVLYQPGPTMNAQMRKNAPGKVYVIFIVDKQGRVASPRVQKSTNPVFEKAAISTIKRWKFEPGKRNGKAVRFRMRVPFVFPKG; this comes from the coding sequence ATGGCAGGTGCGGTTGCTATAACGCTGGCGTTCTTTCTGGTACTGCCGTTGATGCAGACTCTCAGCAAACCTCCGAAGCAGGACATGGTGGTTCGATCCGTAGATACGGGCAAGCTCGAAGCGCCGGATCCTCCACCCGAGCCGGAGCCTGAGGAAGAGGAACCAGAGCCCGAAAAAGAACCGCCAAAGCTCGAACAGAATAACGCCCCACTCGATTTGTCACAGCTCGAAGTGGCACTTAATCCCGGCTTTGGCGACGGATGGGCCGCCGGCGATTTCGGCGTGTCACTGAACACGTTTGCCTCCGAGAACAAAGATGTCGATGCGCTCTTTTCCATCGCGGACCTTGACCAGAAGCCTCGCGTGCTCTATCAGCCCGGTCCTACAATGAACGCACAAATGCGAAAGAACGCACCCGGCAAGGTCTATGTCATATTTATTGTCGACAAACAGGGCAGGGTGGCAAGCCCAAGGGTGCAGAAGTCAACGAACCCAGTATTCGAAAAAGCGGCTATTTCTACGATAAAGAGATGGAAGTTTGAACCGGGCAAACGCAATGGTAAGGCCGTGAGGTTTCGAATGCGTGTGCCGTTTGTATTCCCGAAAGGATAA
- a CDS encoding tetratricopeptide repeat protein, translating to MFTGGKDNAMKNSADTQMHKTRTILFALLALAAMLTTNMQAAEQPVRIEPRSGQTNLTGEQLAMWNDPDFQKQFTQSYIAETEIEPRVTVDERDDMQEVLELISDDKLDGAVELLRKNRNEAASAVFDFTLANIYFQQEKLDQAAEVYNVAVDKYPKFRRAWKNLGLIYVRQSSFAPAVECLTRVISLGGGDATSYGLLGFAYSSLDKSIPAESAYRMAILLDSETLDWKMGLARSFFKQERYGEAVALLGQLIKDQPENKDLWLLQANAYVGMGKPLESAEILEFVDHLGQSTAESLFMLGDIYINEQLYEIAADSYMRAMDKNPDQNVERSLRCAKILAARAAYDQTQLLVSNIESTYENQLSDEQKKNLLKIRSRLAVAKGSADEEAKVLEKIVELDPLDGEALILLGQHYGRKGDTEQAIFYFERAAGIDEYEADAKIRHAQLLVRNGHYAKALPLLRSAQRIEPRENVQEYLEQVERVAKR from the coding sequence ATGTTTACAGGTGGAAAAGATAATGCCATGAAGAATTCTGCTGATACTCAGATGCACAAAACACGAACGATTCTTTTTGCACTGCTAGCTCTCGCTGCTATGCTCACTACTAATATGCAGGCCGCCGAGCAACCCGTTCGAATCGAGCCGCGGTCCGGCCAAACCAATTTAACTGGCGAACAGCTTGCTATGTGGAACGATCCCGATTTTCAGAAGCAGTTCACACAGAGCTACATAGCTGAGACAGAGATCGAACCTCGCGTCACCGTTGACGAGCGCGATGACATGCAGGAAGTGCTGGAACTGATTTCCGACGACAAACTTGATGGAGCCGTGGAACTGCTCCGAAAGAATCGTAACGAAGCCGCATCGGCGGTATTCGACTTCACGCTTGCAAACATATATTTCCAGCAGGAAAAACTTGATCAGGCAGCCGAAGTTTATAACGTTGCAGTTGATAAGTATCCCAAATTCCGCAGAGCATGGAAAAATCTGGGGTTGATCTATGTTCGGCAGAGCAGCTTTGCCCCGGCCGTCGAATGTCTCACACGCGTCATTTCTCTTGGCGGCGGTGACGCCACCAGCTACGGCCTGCTCGGTTTTGCATACTCATCACTGGACAAGAGCATACCAGCCGAATCCGCCTATCGCATGGCTATCCTTCTCGACAGTGAAACACTTGACTGGAAGATGGGCCTGGCACGCAGCTTCTTCAAGCAGGAGCGTTACGGCGAAGCCGTCGCACTTCTCGGTCAGCTCATAAAAGATCAGCCCGAAAATAAGGACCTGTGGCTGCTCCAGGCAAACGCATACGTCGGCATGGGCAAACCGCTCGAGTCCGCCGAAATACTTGAATTTGTCGATCACCTCGGCCAATCAACCGCGGAAAGCCTTTTCATGCTCGGCGACATATATATCAACGAACAACTGTATGAGATTGCTGCAGATTCCTACATGCGGGCAATGGATAAGAATCCCGATCAGAACGTCGAACGCTCGCTCAGATGTGCAAAAATACTTGCAGCCAGGGCGGCCTATGACCAGACACAACTACTCGTCAGCAATATCGAGTCCACCTACGAAAACCAGCTCAGCGACGAACAAAAGAAGAATCTTCTGAAGATACGCTCCCGACTGGCCGTTGCAAAAGGCTCAGCCGACGAAGAAGCAAAGGTACTCGAAAAGATAGTCGAGCTCGACCCTCTCGACGGCGAAGCCCTAATACTACTTGGACAGCATTACGGCCGCAAGGGTGACACCGAACAGGCCATCTTCTACTTCGAACGCGCCGCCGGCATCGATGAATACGAAGCCGACGCTAAGATACGCCACGCCCAACTGCTTGTACGCAACGGCCATTATGCGAAGGCCCTGCCTCTGCTCCGCAGCGCCCAGCGAATAGAGCCGCGTGAAAATGTCCAGGAATACCTCGAACAGGTAGAACGTGTGGCAAAAAGGTAG